In the genome of Streptomyces sp. NBC_00190, one region contains:
- a CDS encoding cytochrome P450 — protein sequence MDHAADVPDVFDPRVYAVGVPYERYRLLRDRHPVAWQPEPEIQGWPAGPGFWAVTRHADVVRVLRDHRTYSSWLGATQIRDPDPADLPFLRRTMLNQDPDKAAGDHGRLRRLVARAFTPARVDAFAARVRDRARNLLAAARDKAEDGATDVVRTVTDEYALLNLTDLLGVPPADRALLLEWTVRVIGYQDPEDAPAPLLGPDGKPLNPRSPALLGEMFAYARELAAHKRAHPGDDVMTALAQAGLDPAELEMFFFLLTVAGNDTVRSAAPGGLLALARDPGDYRLLAGGRAPMERAVDELLRVHPPVLSFRRTAAVDTELAGQRIREGDKVVVFHASANHDERVFTDPGRLDLGRTPNPHVSFGDGSHVCLGAHFARLQLRTFYEEWRAVMPPPELAGPPGRLVSNFINGITRLPLRVSGPRR from the coding sequence ATGGACCACGCCGCAGACGTCCCCGACGTCTTCGACCCCCGCGTCTACGCCGTCGGCGTCCCGTACGAGCGCTACCGGCTGCTGCGCGACCGCCACCCCGTGGCCTGGCAGCCGGAGCCGGAGATCCAGGGCTGGCCGGCCGGCCCCGGCTTCTGGGCCGTCACCCGGCACGCCGACGTCGTCCGGGTCCTGCGCGACCACCGGACGTACTCCTCCTGGCTGGGCGCCACCCAGATCCGCGACCCCGACCCGGCCGACCTGCCGTTCCTGCGCCGCACCATGCTCAACCAGGACCCGGACAAGGCCGCCGGCGACCACGGCAGGCTGCGCCGGCTCGTCGCCCGCGCCTTCACCCCCGCCCGCGTCGACGCCTTCGCCGCGCGGGTACGGGACCGCGCCCGCAACCTGCTCGCCGCCGCCCGGGACAAGGCCGAGGACGGCGCCACCGACGTGGTGCGCACCGTCACCGACGAATACGCGCTGCTCAACCTCACCGACCTGCTGGGCGTCCCGCCCGCCGACCGGGCCCTGCTGCTGGAGTGGACCGTACGGGTCATCGGCTACCAGGACCCCGAAGACGCCCCGGCTCCGCTCCTCGGCCCGGACGGCAAACCCCTCAACCCGCGCTCACCGGCCCTGCTCGGCGAGATGTTCGCGTACGCCCGCGAACTGGCCGCCCACAAGCGCGCGCACCCCGGCGACGACGTGATGACCGCCCTCGCCCAGGCCGGACTCGACCCGGCCGAGCTGGAGATGTTCTTCTTCCTGCTCACCGTCGCGGGCAACGACACCGTGCGCAGCGCGGCGCCCGGCGGGCTGCTCGCGCTGGCCCGAGACCCGGGGGACTACCGCCTGCTCGCCGGGGGCCGGGCCCCGATGGAACGTGCCGTCGACGAACTCCTGCGCGTGCACCCGCCGGTGCTCAGCTTCCGCCGGACCGCCGCCGTCGACACCGAGCTGGCCGGGCAGCGCATCAGGGAGGGGGACAAGGTGGTGGTCTTCCACGCCTCCGCCAACCACGACGAACGCGTCTTCACCGACCCCGGCCGCCTGGACCTCGGCCGCACGCCCAACCCGCACGTCTCCTTCGGGGACGGCTCGCACGTCTGCCTCGGCGCCCACTTCGCCCGGCTCCAGCTGCGCACCTTCTACGAGGAGTGGCGCGCGGTCATGCCCCCGCCCGAACTCGCCGGACCTCCCGGGCGGCTGGTCTCCAACTTCATCAACGGGATCACGCGTCTGCCGCTACGGGTGTCCGGGCCGCGGCGGTGA